In the genome of Ignavibacteria bacterium, one region contains:
- a CDS encoding riboflavin synthase translates to MFSGIIEITGLVKDKVKHGSGIAFQVETADKNFLKGIKPGSSIAINGACMTVEKIQKNNFEFTTIKESLSKTNLGLLEKGNYVNLEKPLQLNSFIDGHLVQGHIDTTGKIEKIKDVKQSREYFISFSKKFKNFIIYTGSITINGTSLTIAEIAKEGKKNITVKVAMIPYTLEHTIFKYNKEKDVVNIEFDMVGKYISKNLNKK, encoded by the coding sequence ATGTTTTCAGGGATAATAGAAATAACAGGATTAGTAAAAGATAAAGTCAAACACGGTTCGGGGATTGCGTTTCAGGTTGAAACAGCTGATAAGAATTTCCTTAAAGGTATAAAACCCGGGAGCAGCATTGCAATTAACGGTGCGTGCATGACGGTTGAGAAAATTCAGAAAAATAATTTTGAGTTTACGACAATAAAAGAATCGCTTTCAAAGACAAATCTCGGTTTGCTTGAGAAAGGCAATTATGTGAATTTAGAAAAACCACTGCAATTGAACTCATTTATTGACGGACATCTTGTGCAGGGACATATCGATACAACGGGGAAAATTGAAAAAATAAAAGACGTTAAGCAAAGCAGGGAATATTTTATTTCATTTTCAAAAAAATTTAAAAATTTTATAATTTATACCGGCTCGATTACGATTAACGGAACAAGCCTGACGATTGCAGAAATTGCAAAAGAAGGCAAAAAAAATATTACAGTTAAAGTTGCGATGATTCCTTATACGCTTGAGCATACGATATTCAAATACAATAAGGAGAAAGATGTT